CTATCTCGAAGGCATACGAATAGGCGATTCGGGCTATGCCTGGCTTGTCTCGAAGGAGGGGGTGGAACTCTACTGCCCGGTCCCGGGCCACATCGGAAGATCCGTGTTCGAGAACTGCAAAGATTTCCCCTCCATTATCACCATGGCACGGGAGATGACAAGGGGCGGACAGGGAACGACCACATACCGGTACGATATGATCCGGGATAAAAGGGTGACGACAGAGGTGAAACATGCCGTGTATCTCCCCATCAACGTGGTCAACACATATTGGTCCATCGTGGTGGCGACGCCCGACAGGGAAGTAGTCGGAGCGGTGGCGAGGTTCAGGACGAGACTGCTCGTTATCTTCGGGATCCTTATCGTTTTCGGCATTCCCTCGTCCTACTTCGGTGCGCGGGCGTGGAGGATCCTGGCGGAAGAGGAGAAGCGAAAGGAGGCGGAAGAGTCTCTCAGGGAGAGCGAGGAACGCTACAGAACCCTTTTTGACACCTCCGGTGACGCCCTGTTCATTCTTTCGACCGACCTGACCCCCATCGATGTCAACCCCGCGGCGATGCGGATGTTTGGTTTTCCCGGCAGGAAAGAGTTCATGGGACGGACCGTTGCCGATGGTTCGCCGAAGTATCAGTCCGACGGTTCCCTGTCCTCGGTCAAGGCGATGGAAATGGCGGATATGGCCCTCGAGAGGGGATCGCACTTCTTCGAGTGGACCAGCAAGAGGACCGACGGGACGGAGTTTCCCTCCCACGTCCTGCTCTCGAAAATGACCTATCAGGGAAAAGAGGTCCTCCAGGTGTCGGTTCGGGACATCAGCGCGCAGCGAGCGGCCGAAAAGGAACGGCTGGAAATGGAAAAGAGGGTCCTTCGCTCACAGAAACTGGAGAGTCTCGGGGTGCTGGCGGGAGGGTTGGCCCACGAATTCAACAACATTCTGACCGTGATCCAGGCAGGTCTGGAGATCGTTCAGGTGGAGGCGGAAAAGGGGCTCCCCGTCACGATCTCCTATATCGACGGGGCCCTTGACGCATCGAAGAAGGCTGCCCATCTCACCGCGAAGATGCTGGCCTACGCGGGCAAATCCGTCATTTCCGTGAAGAGGAAAGTGGATCTCACTGCGATCACGCAAACAAGCCTGGCCCTTTGCGGTGCATCCATCGGGGATAATGTCGAGGTCCGTCTCGACGTGGCCGTGGACCTGCCCGGGGTCAACGCCGACGCGAATCAGATCCAGCAGATAGTCATCAACCTTATCACGAATTCCCTCGAGGCCATAGGGCCGGAGAAGGGGTCCATCACCGCGAGGACCGGCGTTGAGGAGTGCGACGAGAAGCGTTTGAGTGCAAGTGCGGCAGAGGACAGTCAGTGCGTGCCGGGACGCTTTGTCTTCCTCGAGGTGGCCGATACGGGCTGCGGCATTGATGAGGTCGACAGGAAACACCTCTTCGAGCCCTTCTACACGACGAGATTCCTGGGCAGGGGCCTCGGCCTGCCGGCGATACTGGGGATAGTGCGGTCCCACAAGGGCGCCATCTTCGTGGACAGCGTCCCGGGCAAGGGGAGGACCTTCCAGGTTCTTTTCCCCGCCGGGGAATGACGCCGAAAGGCGTAAGACTTCAGAGGCTTCAGGGGACGGGGAATGTCGTTCCATCCGGCCTTTGAGCGTGGGCCGTGGAACGGGGAACGTTCTACCCCCTGCGCAGTTCCCTGAAGATGTCGCGGTAGCGGATCTCCTTGTTGGAGAGACGTGTGAGGGCACGAATGACCCTGGGCTTCTTATAGAAGAAGGACGGCGACGCGTAGAAGATGTCAAAGCACCATCGTGCGTAGCCGTAGTCCTTCGTGATGCGTTTCCTCACTTCCTTTGTGTACCTCTGGGACAGGCGGCCTTTTTCCCGCAGTTCCTGAAAGACGGTCTCGGCGGCAATGGCCGCGCTGAGTACGGCGTAGTATATCCCTTCCCCGCTGAAAGGGTCCACGAGGCGGGCAGAATCGCCTACAAGACATGTCCTGTGTGTGTTTATGGGTCCCGAGTCCTTACAGAATGGTATGAACCAACCCCTGCGCTCGCCCTCGTCGGCCTCGTTCAAAAAATCGAAGCGAGCCCTGAACCGGCGGTACAGGGAGACCAATCCGGGCATGCTTTCCCGTGTGGTGCCTATGCCCACGGAGAAGTGGTCTTTCTTCGGAAAGATCCAGCCATATCCCCTGGGTATGAAGCCGAACCCGAAGACCGCCCTGTCGCCGTGCTCGTCGAGAACGTTCCTGTCGCGGGGATAGATCTCCGCCTCGAGGGCGATGCCGCCGTAGCCTCTCCCAAGACCGGTACTGGCAGCCACCACGCTTCGCGCGCCATCAGCGCCGACGACGACGGAAGCGGAGATCTCATCACCCCCGTCGGTGACGATGGTCACGCTCCTCGTTGACTCCCGCACGGAGATGACCTTTGTTCTCTCGGCGAAGACCGCTCCGGCGTTGACCGCCTGCTTGACGAGATGATGGTCGAATTCCCTGCGCGACACCATATCGACTGCCATGTCATCGGGATACCAGGTACAGTTCTGAGGTTCATCGCGGGTAAGGAAGGTGATACCCCTGACCGTCCGTTCAACCACGTCGTGATGATCGAAGTCCAAAAGATGCCGTACGGCCGGGGTGACGCCGCCTCCGCATACCTTGCTCCTGGGAAAGGATTCCTTTTCGATGAGGAGGGTCTTGAATCCCTCGAGCGCGCTCTTCCGGGCAAATGTTGCCCCGCCCGGTCCGGCGCCAACGATCACGCAATCGTATCGATCCATAGTGAATGAAAATTAACAGCAGCGACCCGAAATCATCTCGTTCCTGTGCAACGATTATAGTGTACCGACCGTTCTTTTTCAAGAGATTCATCGGAACACCGACGGTGTCGATCAGACACTGACATATATTACAGAAATGGACAATTGCTGACACATGTGTCAGGATTGTTCTGTCGTATGCGATAGGATACGGTACCCCTGATTGATGTATATGTTGGATAATATTCAATAATCACCTCTGGCACATCCTTTGCTTCATTGTATGCAAAAGGTGTCGGTTCTGAGATGCCCGGGTTACGTGGGGCAGCAGAGCCGGAAGTTGAGGAAGGTAGCTTTTCGGCATGTTTGGATATACGTTTCGAGCTGGCAGGAGGATGTCATGGCAAGAGCGTGGTCACTTCAAACAGTCACAAACCTGAAGTTCAGAGAGCTGGAAAAAACACTGATCGAGGTCTTCGGCTGCATCCCTGTGGATTACAAACGGGTTATCAAACTCGATGTGAGAAGAGGGACACCGATGGTTCAGCCGGAGTCCGCTCTTGGCATCCAGGAAAAGGGCATCGTGGAGATCTTCGGTTGCATGCCTCATGATAAGCATGTGATCGACTTTGACGTGGACAGGAAGAAGAAGATTATCGTCACACTTGTCCGGGAAGAGGGCGATGTTGTCCACCGCAGCGTGCCCTGCGCCTGATTGTGTGAAAAGCTTCACATAATTCGTTGACAAAGGCAGCCCGTTCCGTTAGAATTGTGTGCCAAGATTGGCCCACCCTACGAAGCCTTGCTTGGCAATCCCATACACACTAGACCCCGCATCAGTACTACAGCGCCGGGGTGAATAAGGAGTGAAGATGACAGAATTACGAGACGGTAATGGTTTAGCAGCCGCCGAAAAGCTCTATACCCAGTACGGGTCCAGAGCGAGAGAGCTGAAAGCCTCGGGGAAGAAGGTCATCGGGTATTTGACCGCCCTGGGCCCGGTGGAGATCATGACGGCGGCGGGTGTCGTCCCC
Above is a window of Syntrophorhabdus sp. DNA encoding:
- a CDS encoding PAS domain S-box protein, which produces YLEGIRIGDSGYAWLVSKEGVELYCPVPGHIGRSVFENCKDFPSIITMAREMTRGGQGTTTYRYDMIRDKRVTTEVKHAVYLPINVVNTYWSIVVATPDREVVGAVARFRTRLLVIFGILIVFGIPSSYFGARAWRILAEEEKRKEAEESLRESEERYRTLFDTSGDALFILSTDLTPIDVNPAAMRMFGFPGRKEFMGRTVADGSPKYQSDGSLSSVKAMEMADMALERGSHFFEWTSKRTDGTEFPSHVLLSKMTYQGKEVLQVSVRDISAQRAAEKERLEMEKRVLRSQKLESLGVLAGGLAHEFNNILTVIQAGLEIVQVEAEKGLPVTISYIDGALDASKKAAHLTAKMLAYAGKSVISVKRKVDLTAITQTSLALCGASIGDNVEVRLDVAVDLPGVNADANQIQQIVINLITNSLEAIGPEKGSITARTGVEECDEKRLSASAAEDSQCVPGRFVFLEVADTGCGIDEVDRKHLFEPFYTTRFLGRGLGLPAILGIVRSHKGAIFVDSVPGKGRTFQVLFPAGE
- a CDS encoding geranylgeranyl reductase family protein, translated to MIVGAGPGGATFARKSALEGFKTLLIEKESFPRSKVCGGGVTPAVRHLLDFDHHDVVERTVRGITFLTRDEPQNCTWYPDDMAVDMVSRREFDHHLVKQAVNAGAVFAERTKVISVRESTRSVTIVTDGGDEISASVVVGADGARSVVAASTGLGRGYGGIALEAEIYPRDRNVLDEHGDRAVFGFGFIPRGYGWIFPKKDHFSVGIGTTRESMPGLVSLYRRFRARFDFLNEADEGERRGWFIPFCKDSGPINTHRTCLVGDSARLVDPFSGEGIYYAVLSAAIAAETVFQELREKGRLSQRYTKEVRKRITKDYGYARWCFDIFYASPSFFYKKPRVIRALTRLSNKEIRYRDIFRELRRG